The genomic stretch GTTCATGGTCGCACACGGGCACACGTTGGTCTGGAGCGAATGGATGCGCTGGTCCGGATGCTCGAGCGCGAGGCGATGCACGAGATTGATCTCGGTCCCGATCGCCCAGTGCGTACCGGGCGCCGCGCCGCGCACCTGATCGATGATGAACTCGGTCGAACCCACTCGATCGGCGTTCTGCACCACGTCGAATGGACACTCCGGATGCACGAGGATCCGAACGCTCGGGTCGGCGGCACGTTCCGCATGGATCTGCTCGAGCGTGAACTTGCCGTGCACCGAGCACCAGCCGCGCCACAGGACGACGCGTGTCTCGGGCCGGAAGCACCGCGCGTTGAACGCGTCCAGCTCGCGTACCCGGAACTCCCATTCGGCCAGTGCGTCGAGCGGGAGCCCCATCGCGACCGAGGTGTTGCGGCCCAGGTGCTGGTCCGGAAAGAAGAATACGCGCGGCTTGCGCTCCCATGCCCATGCCAGCACCGTCGCAGCATTCGAAGACGTGCACACCACGCCGCCGCGCGCGCCGCAGAACGCCTTGAGTGCCGCGGTCGAGTTCATGTAGGTGACCGGCGTGAGGGTATCGCCGTGCACGCGTTGCAGGCGTTCCCACGCCTCCTCGACGTCCTCGATCGCCGCCATGTCCGCCATCGAGCAACCCGCCTTGAGGTCGGGTATCACGACCGACTGATGCGGTTGGCGCAGCACGTCCGCCGACTCGGCCATGAAGTGCACGCCGCAGAACACGATGTATTCGGCATCGGTCTGCGAGGCCGCGAGCTGCGAGAGCTTGTAGGAGTCTCCGCGAAAGTCCGCGAACTCCATGACGCTTTCGCGCTGGTAGTGGTGTCCGAGGATCACGGCGCGGCGTCCGAGCGTGCGCTTGGCCGCCCAGGTGCGTTCGCGGATCGCGTCGGCGGTCAGCTCGACATAGTCCGAGAACGGAAGTGCTCCGGCCGGCGACGGATGGAGGAGGCTGCTCATTCGACCTTCAGGGTTCGAGGCGAAGGCCCGAACCGCTAGTCGCGCTCGCTCGAGTGCAGCGGCTGGCGACTCGAAAAGCCGCCGTCGAGCGAGTGCCAGTGCGAGACTTCGGACTCGCCGAGTCGCCAGCACAGGAACACCAGCCGGTCACCCGAGAGTGCATAGAAATCCACCAGTCCGCGATCGAGATCCTTGACCACCGCGCCGAGGCGTTGAATCGCCGCGATGCCGCGCGAGATCTCCTCGGCCAGCGCCTGGGTGCGCTCCTCGAGCGCCTTGCGCTCGCGCAGATCGGGATTATCGTCCGAGACTCCGGCGGTCACGACCTTCAGAACGCCGACGCGCGATTGAATGCGGTCGAACTCGGCGTTCATCTTGACGAGCTGCTCCATGCGGGGGCGGACCTCGACGAGCTGGCGCGTAGCCTCCTCGATCGAGAACAGCGTGATCTTCACGCGTGCGCCTCGCCCCCATGGGCCGCATCTTTGCCCTGGGCGGTCTCGGCCGTCTCGGCGGTCTCGAACGAATTGCCACAACCGCATGAGCGCACCGCATTGGGATTCTGGATCGAGAAACCATTGCCCTGCAGCGACTCGACGTAGTCGATGCGGACGCCGTCGAGCACCGCGGCGCTCTGCGGATCGACCACCACCTTGACCCCGCCGAACTCGCCGACCCAATCGCCGGTATCGACCGTCGACGCGAGCGACATGCCGTAGGAGTACCCGGAGCAACCGCCCTTCTGGACGAACACACGGAGTCCCACGATCGGATCCGCCTGCAGCGTGGTCTGCTCGGTGATGATCTCGCCGAGCTTCTTGGTTGCGGCGTCGGTCAGCGTCAGCATGGAGCTTCCTTTCAGCGGGAAGTTTCCCGCATGGGATTCGTCGGTTGGATCGCAGCCGCCCGGCGTCGCGCCGTATCGGCACTCACCTCGAGCACCTCGTCGTAGCCGAGTCGCCGGGCCACCACCGCGCTGACCTCCGCCCTCACCGCGGCGAGATCCGGCGCCCGGGTGCCGAGCTTCCGGGCCATGGAGGTCATCGCGATGCCCTTCAAGCCACACGGATGGATGTCGTCGAACCCGGAAAGATCCGGACAGACATTGAGCGCGAAGCCATGATAGCTCACCCATCGACGCACGGCGATGCCGATCGAGGCGATCTTCTCCCCCGCGACCCACACCCCGGTGCGGGCCTCGATGCGCTCGCCGGCGAGCCCCCAGCGTGTCAGGGAATCGATCAGCGATTGCTCGATCTCGCGCAGCAGTCGGTGGGTGTCGTGCCCCAGGGCCGCGAGATCCGCGATCACGTAACCCACCAGCT from Candidatus Eisenbacteria bacterium encodes the following:
- the lipB gene encoding lipoyl(octanoyl) transferase LipB: MSRTLQVCHLGETPYREGVAIQQALVEKRAAGESDDWLLFPDHPPVLTIGRAGGWENLKFEADAIRDRGVEIVEVTRGGDVTWHGPGQLVGYVIADLAALGHDTHRLLREIEQSLIDSLTRWGLAGERIEARTGVWVAGEKIASIGIAVRRWVSYHGFALNVCPDLSGFDDIHPCGLKGIAMTSMARKLGTRAPDLAAVRAEVSAVVARRLGYDEVLEVSADTARRRAAAIQPTNPMRETSR
- a CDS encoding DUF2203 domain-containing protein — encoded protein: MKITLFSIEEATRQLVEVRPRMEQLVKMNAEFDRIQSRVGVLKVVTAGVSDDNPDLRERKALEERTQALAEEISRGIAAIQRLGAVVKDLDRGLVDFYALSGDRLVFLCWRLGESEVSHWHSLDGGFSSRQPLHSSERD
- the nadA gene encoding quinolinate synthase NadA, which codes for MSSLLHPSPAGALPFSDYVELTADAIRERTWAAKRTLGRRAVILGHHYQRESVMEFADFRGDSYKLSQLAASQTDAEYIVFCGVHFMAESADVLRQPHQSVVIPDLKAGCSMADMAAIEDVEEAWERLQRVHGDTLTPVTYMNSTAALKAFCGARGGVVCTSSNAATVLAWAWERKPRVFFFPDQHLGRNTSVAMGLPLDALAEWEFRVRELDAFNARCFRPETRVVLWRGWCSVHGKFTLEQIHAERAADPSVRILVHPECPFDVVQNADRVGSTEFIIDQVRGAAPGTHWAIGTEINLVHRLALEHPDQRIHSLQTNVCPCATMNRIDPAHLLWTLENLVDGHAVNVVRVPDDVKRDARVALDRMLALKGDGQVARATMSED
- a CDS encoding iron-sulfur cluster assembly accessory protein codes for the protein MLTLTDAATKKLGEIITEQTTLQADPIVGLRVFVQKGGCSGYSYGMSLASTVDTGDWVGEFGGVKVVVDPQSAAVLDGVRIDYVESLQGNGFSIQNPNAVRSCGCGNSFETAETAETAQGKDAAHGGEAHA